The Acidianus manzaensis genome has a window encoding:
- a CDS encoding electron transfer flavoprotein subunit beta/FixA family protein has translation MNIVVGFKIVPDDTMVKVSGDKLLLDVPLKISTYDKNAIEEGIRLKEQFGGKVTGITVGNNDRKSIREALAMGIDEAIVINSKNLDVYGTSLAISENIKSINPDIIIFGEQTVDSGTSGVPGYVAELLSLPYISNVKSLKIEGKKITADRGMVSYLETVEGELPLIISVGGEINTPRIPSVKQIMESSKKPVKEVNFEIEPKSKVSEVKPLQVNRKKVVIEGNINEAVDKLIEKLKEDGVL, from the coding sequence ATGAATATTGTTGTTGGTTTTAAAATAGTTCCAGATGATACAATGGTGAAAGTGTCTGGAGATAAACTTCTCCTAGATGTTCCACTAAAGATCAGCACATACGATAAGAACGCGATCGAGGAAGGTATTAGATTAAAAGAGCAGTTTGGCGGGAAAGTAACTGGAATAACTGTTGGAAATAATGATAGAAAAAGCATTAGAGAAGCTTTAGCTATGGGTATTGATGAGGCAATAGTGATAAATAGTAAAAATCTAGACGTTTATGGTACTTCTTTAGCTATTTCTGAAAATATAAAAAGTATAAATCCAGATATTATTATTTTTGGAGAACAAACAGTAGATAGTGGAACTTCAGGAGTACCGGGTTATGTAGCAGAACTTTTAAGTCTACCTTACATCTCGAATGTTAAATCATTAAAGATTGAAGGCAAGAAAATTACCGCAGATAGAGGAATGGTAAGTTACTTAGAGACAGTTGAAGGAGAATTACCGCTTATAATTTCTGTAGGTGGAGAAATAAATACTCCAAGAATACCTAGTGTAAAACAAATTATGGAATCATCAAAGAAACCAGTAAAAGAAGTAAACTTCGAAATAGAACCAAAAAGTAAAGTTTCAGAAGTTAAACCTTTGCAAGTTAACAGGAAAAAAGTGGTAATAGAAGGAAATATAAATGAAGCAGTAGATAAATTGATAGAAAAACTAAAAGAGGATGGAGTGTTATGA